A genomic window from Phoenix dactylifera cultivar Barhee BC4 unplaced genomic scaffold, palm_55x_up_171113_PBpolish2nd_filt_p 000007F, whole genome shotgun sequence includes:
- the LOC103705364 gene encoding probable methyltransferase PMT28 isoform X1 produces the protein MAGVRLGRGAKRAPLGFCAKVALVILLGLAFIVIWSIFSAPSSTVLSSQRSSFDEIFDPDASPAVEKKKEVGESKKRNPSSPPKDRSGNGNGRGRGAPEKEKKEGGIEEKAAAAVKNETREAEGLNEEEREWGEAKAKVEGLEEAVEGEGGMDEDMEDGVDVNPEEEEEVDEEKSGGNKKNKKKKKKLGPLFDPGARYNWKLCGGRHGHNYIPCVDMEGGHRHHERSCPRMPWMCLVSLPQQYRPPPPWPERESKIFYKNVAHPKLSAFIKTHSWLNLSEEYLLFPRQQSEFKGGAQQYLNSIEEMVPDIEWGKNIRVVLDIGCTSASFGLMLLEKDVITLSLGLVNDQTDLAQVALERGIPAVMANLGSRRLPFPSGVFDAIHCGNCNVPWHSSGGRLLLEMNRILRPGGYFIISTKHGDIDNEEDATKHGDINSEEGMSTLMASICWNILAYKVDEVNEVGVRIYQRPASNDIYELRRTKEPLFCQENDKQDAAWYTPVKSCLHKVPAAIEQRGTDWPEEWPKRLETFPEWLGDSQEKLTADHEHWKAIINKSYLNGIGIDWSNIRNIMDMKAIYGGFAAALSSQKVWVMNVVPVHAPNTLPIIYERGLLGIYHDWCEPFSTHPRSYDLLHADHLFSRLKNRCKQPVVIVVEMDRILRPGGWAIIRDKLEILNPLETILKSLHWEIMMTYAKDKEGIIIAQKTTWRP, from the exons ATGGCCGGGGTTCGGTTGGGGCGGGGCGCCAAGCGCGCTCCCTTGGGCTTCTGCGCCAAGGTAGCGCTGGTGATACTTCTAGGGCTCGCTTTCATCGTTATCTGGTCCATTTTCTCCGCCCCGTCCTCCACCGTCCTCTCCTCCCAGCGGAGCAGCTTCGACGAGATCTTCGACCCCGACGCCTCGCCGGcggtggagaagaagaaggaggtggGGGAAAGCAAGAAGAGGAATCCAAGCTCGCCGCCGAAAGATCGGAGTGGGAATGGGAACGGAAGAGGTAGAGGAGcgccggagaaggagaagaaagaaggggggatCGAGGAGAAGGCGGCTGCGGCGGTGAAGAATGAAACGAGAGAGGCGGAAGGGCTGaacgaggaggagagggagtggGGAGAGGCGAAGGCGAAGGTGGAGGGATTGGAGGAGGCggtggagggggagggagggatggATGAGGACATGGAGGACGGGGTTGATGTGAatccggaggaggaggaggaggtggatgAGGAGAAGAGTGGGGGGaataagaagaacaagaagaagaagaaaaaattggGGCCTTTGTTTGATCCGGGGGCTCGGTATAATTGGAAGCTTTGTGGAGGGAGGCATGGCCATAATTATATACCGTGTGTTGATATGGAAGGTGGTCATCGGCATCATGAGAGGAGTTGCCCTCGGATGCCATGGATGTGCCTGGTTTCTCTTCCTCAGCAGTATAGACCTCCCCCGCCTTGGCCCGAGAGAGAATCCAAG atattttataaaaatgtgGCTCACCCGAAGCTCTCTGCATTCATTAAAACTCACAGTTGGTTAAATCTATCTGAGGAGTACTTATTGTTTCCTCGGCAGCAATCTGAGTTTAAAGGTGGGGCTCAGCAATACCTCAATTCAATTGAAGAG ATGGTACCGGACATTGAATGGGGAAAAAATATTCGCGTAGTACTGGACATTGGATGTACGAGTGCTAGTTTTGGATTAATGCTTCTGGAGAAAGATGTGATAACACTATCTTTGGGACTGGTGAATGATCAAACAGATCTAGCACAAGTAGCCCTTGAGCGTGGTATCCCTGCAGTGATGGCAAATTTGGGATCAAGAAGGCTTCCTTTTCCAAGTGGTGTTTTTGATGCTATTCACTGTGGCAACTGCAACGTGCCATGGCATTCTAGTG gtgggaggctcctcTTAGAGATGAACAGGATTCTACGTCCTGGAGGATACTTCATTATATCAACTAAACATGGAGATATTGATAATGAAGAAGATGCAACTAAACATGGAGATATTAATAGTGAAGAAG GCATGTcaacattgatggcatcaatcTGCTGGAATATCCTGGCATACAAAGTTGATGAGGTCAATGAAGTGGGTGTTAGAATATATCAGAGACCAGCATCAAATGATATATACGAGCTGCGACGGACTAAAGAACCTCTTTTCTGCCAGGAAAATGACAAACAAGATGCTGCTTG GTATACTCCAGTAAAATCATGTTTACATAAAGTTCCAGCTGCTATAGAGCAACGTGGCACTGATTGGCCGGAGGAATGGCCCAAGAGGCTTGAAACTTTTCCTGAATGGCTGGGTGATTCACAAGAAAAGTTGACTGCAGATCATGAGCACTGGAAGGCTATCATTAACAAATCATATCTTAATGGGATAGGTATCGATTGGTCAAATATTCGAAATATTATGGATATGAAAGCTATTTATGGAGG ATTTGCAGCAGCCTTATCATCTCAAAAGGTTTGGGTGATGAATGTAGTTCCTGTGCATGCTCCAAACACTCTTCCTATCATTTATGAGCGTGGACTTCTCGGCATCTACCATGATTGGTGTGAACCATTCAGCACACACCCAAGGTCTTATGATCTTTTGCATGCTGACCATCTCTTCTCACGTCTTAAGAACAG
- the LOC103705363 gene encoding putative S-adenosyl-L-methionine-dependent methyltransferase MAV_4444, translated as MSEEGRLRGTAVDSVWPEELKLPELLKSETVRSMHAAIGHEWDPLQRSACQTAAGRALWKNVIHDPVAEVLAGESFLRSLYEKMRKDQLSNAPEVSGVILAVRTLWFDSRIESAINSFEGGRAQVVLLGAGMDARAYRLSCLKECNVFEVDFPDLLQTKAALIQEAIRSAEHQQIAMTAKSLIRVAADIRDGNWLEKLQRSGFVPGRNTVWVLEGILYYLPHIIAMQVLQSIAANCALTPTVLLADFMNKSSISLSHSTFQFYSDWPDHLLPTLGFSNVKLSQIGDPDAHFGLLHDPQNLFNKLRNLPRSLQTHPEDGTPCRRLYLVEASGFPNQATAQEIKV; from the exons ATGTCAGAAGAAGGAAGACTTCGAGGCACGGCCGTGGACTCGGTATGGCCGGAGGAGCTCAAGTTACCAGAGCTGCTCAAGTCGGAGACAGTTCGATCGATGCATGCAGCCATCGGTCATGAATGGGATCCACTCCAACGGTCTGCATGCCAGACTGCAGCAGGACGAGCGCTGTGGAAAAACGTGATCCACGACCCAGTGGCTGAAGTCCTCGCAGGGGAGAGCTTCCTCCGGAGCCTCTACGAGAAGATGAGGAAAGACCAGCTCAGCAATGCCCCGGAAGTCTCAGGTGTGATATTAGCAGTCCGAACCTTGTGGTTCGATTCCAGGATTGAATCTGCAATCAACTCCTTTGAAGGTGGAAGAGCTCAGGTGGTTCTTCTAGGTGCAG GAATGGATGCAAGAGCCTACCGCCTAAGCTGCCTGAAGGAATGCAATGTCTTCGAAGTAGACTTCCCTGACCTCTTGCAAACGAAAGCTGCTCTTATACAAGAAGCAATACGATCAGCAGAGCACCAGCAAATTGCGATGACAGCAAAGTCTTTGATCAGAGTGGCTGCTGACATCAGAGATGGTAACTGGCTCGAGAAGCTCCAGAGGTCTGGGTTTGTTCCTGGGAGAAACACGGTATGGGTACTCGAAGGCATCCTCTATTACCTTCCACATATCATTGCCATGCAAGTCCTTCAGTCTATAGCTGCTAACTGTGCCTTGACACCCACCGTCCTCCTTGCGGACTTCATGAACAAGTCCTCTATCTCCCTCTCCCATTCCACCTTCCAATTTTACAGCGATTGGCCCGATCATCTGCTGCCTACTCTTGGGTTTTCCAATGTCAAGCTTTCACAGATAGGTGATCCTGACGCCCATTTCGGATTGCTGCATGACCCCCAGAACCTGTTCAACAAGCTAAGGAACTTGCCCAGATCCCTACAGACCCATCCAGAGGATGGAACACCTTGTCGTCGTTTGTACCTGGTGGAGGCCTCAGGATTTCCAAACCAGGCTACAGCGCAGGAGATCAAagtataa